In the genome of Helicovermis profundi, the window TACTATAAAAAAACTAATGCTAGTGCTCATGTTGAAATTGTTAAGCAATTCGTTTTTATCTATAAAAAACACCATTATAAATTTTTTTATATTTGTTGATTTATAATATATAATATAATTACTATTTTCATAAATTTTATTTGGACTATTATTATCAAGTATTATTTTCTTTAAATTATTATTAATATCATTAGCATTAATTAGAGCTGATCTTTCTTCGTCAATTAAAAAAAAATTTGTCTTTAAAATTTTCATATTGTTCGTAATTTTTTCTAATATGTCATCAAATGTAAAATCAATTATATTATTATATTTGCCACTAATCTCAGAAAAACTTCTAAAATTTTTTTTTATTTCAATTTCATTATCAACCCATTCATTGAATATTATGACTTGTTCGTTGAAATCGTTAATTAAAATATCATTAACATATTGATTATTGTATTTTTTTTCATTTATAAAAAAAATACTGATACTTATTAGAGCTGGTAAAATCATAATTAAGATGCTATAAAAAAAATATTTATTTTTAGAAATAAATTTATACATAGTTTGCTCCCTGTTTAATGTAACATATAATTTTATTATATTATTATTTCCAATAATTAGTCAAATTCAGTTTTTTTTACTTATATATAATAAAAAAGATACTTTTAAAAAAAGTATCTTTGCAAAATTTAAGCCATGCACCTATATTCGAAAACAAATCACAAACGGTACCAATATAGTTAACTCAGAAAAGGCTACCTCACGGCACATAAGAGTGTTTGCTTAGTGCTGCTTCCTTCCGGACCTGACACGATTCACAAATTCTTATTGCGTAAGACCCAATCATCAACATCACTTTTATAAGTCTGACTTTGCAATTTGTTGCCTTGTATAGACATCAATCCTGTTATAGCGGACTACAGGTTACAAGGAACCGCTAACTCCCCATCTAGCATGGCAAATTAATATTTACTATAATTATTTATTCTCTTAATTCTTTAAAAAAAGTTTTAATTAACTCTGAACATTCATCTTCTAAAATACCACTAATTACATCTACATGGTGGTTTAATTTATCATAATCTAATACTTTTAAGTTTGACTCCACCATTCCCATTTTAATGTCCTTAGCACCATAGACTAATCGTCTTATTCTAGACTGATATATAGCGCCTGAACACATCAAACAGGGTTCTAGAGTAACATAAATATCACAATCTGTCAATCTCCAAGAATTTAATTTACTTGTGGCCTCTTTAATAACTTCAATTTCTGCATGGGATGTTGGATCTTTTTTAATTTCCTTTTTATTAAAACTCCTTGCAATTATCTCTCCATTTTTTACAATTACAGCTCCAATTGGAACTTCACCTAATTTATATGCCTTTTTTGCTTCTATAATAGCTTCTTTCATATAAGCTTCTAGTGATTCAGTGCTCTTAAATAATGTCATAATTCACCCACAAAATATATTAAGCTATTAATAAGCCCTAAACATATGTTTAGGGCTTTTTGGTGCACTCGAAAGGATTCGAACCTTCGACCTACCACTTAGGAGGCGGTTGCTCTATCCAGCTGAGCTACGAATGCAAATCTTACAAGTAATATATTAATAAGAAATCATGAATTAGTCAATCTTTTTTTTAAAATATATTTCTGTTCTTCTATTAAGGCTTAACTGAAGATCTGAATTGTCTTTATTTATAGGATTTCTATCTTCATTATTCACTACTTCAATACGATTAGCATCAATGCCATTATCAATAAAATAATTTTTTACTACTAACGCTCTATTTAGTGAAAGATCTATAAATAAATATTTTTTATGATCAAAAGCGCCATTATAATTACCTTCAACAACTATAATTACATCATTGTTTTTTAAATCAGCAATCACTTTATCCAAAATAGAAAAATATTTTTCTTTAATTATATATGAGTCAGCATCAAAATATATATTATAGTGATCTTCAAAAGAAGAACTTTCGTTTGTAATTTCACTATTAATTTCCTCAGTGTTAAGCGAACTATCATCTTGAGTTATTTCATCGATATTTTCAGCATCACCTATATCTGTATTGCTGTTATTCACTATTTCTTTTGAAATATCATTTGTATCACTATCCGTATTTTGTTGTGACTCTGAGTTTTTTAATATATCTTCACTACTACTTATGTTATTTTCGCTAACGCCAAGTTCTTTTTGAACATTTTCTAGATTATTATTTATGGAAGATAAAATAAATACAACAATCATTATTATTAGTATAATTAGGCCAATTGCAACATTTTTCCCTCGTTTTGTAAGTTTGTATTTTGACAAAACCTTCACTCCTATATTATTTCTTTGGTTTTACAAATTCAACAATATTAATTATTTTTTGAATCTCATATTCAATCATGGTATTTTGATCTTCTTCAAATTTCTTTCTTACTTCCATTAAATTTTTTAATTCAATAATTCTGCTCTCTAATTCTCTTATTGAAGATTCATTTTTCGCTATTACATCTTCTGTTGATTGTACTGTAGTTTCTAAAACAGTATTAAGAGCATCAATTCTTTGATATGCATCTGTAAGAATTTCATCAAAGTTTATATTTGACACATTTAAAATATTTAAAACTGATTCTCTCTTAATATCTACTGGTAAATTTTCTGGTAGTGCTTTTAAAAAAACATCTGCCATAAAAATTGTTTTTTTCATATCAGAAGATAATCTTGAATTTCTATAAATCTCTTCAATAGAAACTAATTTGTTTTTTTCATACGATCCAATAATTTCGTTTAATTTATCTCCAATTTCGATATCTTCGCTTGTTGTATCATTAATTTTCTCAGTTTCACTCAATTCATTTAATTTTCGCATTAATTCTTTTTCAGCTATACTTTCATCTTTTATTTCTGGCTCTGTTACTAGCAAATTTTCATCATTTAATTCATTCGTACTATCAACAAAATGTACATCTGCATTTTCTGATTCATTTTTTTCTTCAACTTGTTCAATTAAACCCAATTTTTCTAAAAAAGATTTCTTAGCCACAACCTTTAGCCCCCTATTAATAATAATATTTTCTATGAATAATAGTAATCTTAATTAACTCTTTTACTATTTAAGCATATCCTCTAAATATTTAATTCTATTTTTATTTGCTTTTATAAGATTCTTAAATTCTTTAAGTAAAGTTTCTTTATAATGCAATTCTTTTTCTTTTACTTTTATTTGATTTTCCAAAGTACGAATATATGATTTTGTATCTATTATAGTTTTATCGACTAATTGATTTATATTACATATAGAATTTTTTAATTTTTCATCACTTAAGAAAATACTCTTTTTAAGCTCTGTTATTTCAGTTTCATATATCTCCTTTTCTGTATTAGATAGTTTTGCTGAACTACTAAGAGACTTTTTAATTATCTCAATTCCTTCTTCATCAA includes:
- the tadA gene encoding tRNA adenosine(34) deaminase TadA, giving the protein MTLFKSTESLEAYMKEAIIEAKKAYKLGEVPIGAVIVKNGEIIARSFNKKEIKKDPTSHAEIEVIKEATSKLNSWRLTDCDIYVTLEPCLMCSGAIYQSRIRRLVYGAKDIKMGMVESNLKVLDYDKLNHHVDVISGILEDECSELIKTFFKELRE
- a CDS encoding OmpA family protein; this translates as MSKYKLTKRGKNVAIGLIILIIMIVVFILSSINNNLENVQKELGVSENNISSSEDILKNSESQQNTDSDTNDISKEIVNNSNTDIGDAENIDEITQDDSSLNTEEINSEITNESSSFEDHYNIYFDADSYIIKEKYFSILDKVIADLKNNDVIIVVEGNYNGAFDHKKYLFIDLSLNRALVVKNYFIDNGIDANRIEVVNNEDRNPINKDNSDLQLSLNRRTEIYFKKKID